Part of the Sander lucioperca isolate FBNREF2018 chromosome 1, SLUC_FBN_1.2, whole genome shotgun sequence genome is shown below.
GCTAATATTTAAACTATGCATATTAACTCACTATTTCCTTCATCTGCCTCTGCTCAAGGGGGTTTGTGTACGTAAAGGAGTATGTCAATGCAACAGAGCTGTCCTTGCATAATGCCAGAGACGCCATCGATGGGTAGGACTAATACATTATTTACCCAATCAAATAACAATAttgattgaaagaaaaaaactgctGAATAAATCTGCCACCACTGCTCTTATGATGACTTAATAACTGCTCTTTTTTTCCCATAGTGTGTCGGATTATTTGACATCAAGCTTTGCCAGTTCCTCCTACAGCAGTCCTTCCTTTTATGCCAGGTAATAGCACAATTTCCTAAACCTGTTTTAAACCAGCTATAAGCCGAAGCCCTTTCTCCCCCTGCCTTGTTATTTCCAGTTCTCACGAAACTAGATATGTGTAAGCAGTAGGGCAGAAACTCCACCAAGCCTGCTCATTAGGAGGCTAAGCATGGACATCAAAGGATTATTTAAACGTACTAAGTTCCCTTGCACAGGACAGAAAGGGTCACATGTTAATATGCCAGACAGAGCTGCAGTTGCATGAGAGCTGTTTGAGTCAGTGGCCAAACTAACACGTCTCAATGGCTGTCTCTCTCCAGTGGCACGCTGTCATCCGCCTGTACCTTCTGCGGAGAGCCAGTGGACGGTGATGCCAAGATCACCATCGAGCACCTCAATATCAACTGCCACCCCACCTGCTTCAAGGTAGTTCATCTATCTGCTCAGATACATTTCAgctgaagataaaaaaaaatggtatttaTTGGACTATAAAAAGTCTGTGAAGGGACTAACCTGGAGGAATTGAGCTTTTTTTTCACCTTAAAATAAATTTTCTTGACATTGTGGTAAATGtgcttattcactttttttgtaGAGAGTTAGAtcagaagattgataccactctcatgtctgtacggtaaatatgatGTTACAGCCAGCAGCGAGTTATAGCTTAGCTCAGCGTAAATACTGAAAATGTCCATTGTTCAGTAATCAGCCTACCAGCTCTAATGCTTAATAAGAGCTTTTatataacatgttatatcttaaTTGATTAttctgtacaaaaaacaacaagttGGGGTTTTATAAGGGGTTATGTTgcagactatttcttggccacaAGCAGTCCCTTCCTTGGCTTGTCTTGTCGTCACCACAGTTACTTACCAGGCAACCATTGGTGGCTCCAGGAAGTCCCGGCTAAGAAATACTCTGGCACAGAACTCCCTGTAAAACCACACcttgtcatttttacattttgttttgttgtacagattaaacaaacaagatataacgtgttaattagtgagtttTAGAAATGCtagtaggcagattttgttttttaacctatGGTCAGAGCCAATAGCTGTATCCccttttcctgtttttatgCTGAGCTACGCTAAtgagctgctggctgtagcttcatatgtgacagacagacagacatgaaagtggtatctatcttcttatctaactcttggcaataCAACCAATAACTGCATTTCCTAAATTGTCAAACTACtcctttaatttttttaactttcttccTTATTAGTTTTTTTCTACAACTCTTTAAATACAACTAATATTTAGCTATTGCCAGTATATGAATCAAAGGTCTCATCAATTAACTGTGTTTTCAAAGCTGCAACAGTTTTGTATACTGTGTATTATGCAGCAGTACATTAGTATGAGAGAATTTCAAGGATAAAAACACTGCTCTTCACTGTATTTTCTCATAACATTTTTCTTATAACATTCTCCCAATTTTTCAGTGCGGTGTGTGTAGTAAGCCAATGGGAGACCTTCTCGACAGTATGTTCCTACATGGTGGGAAAGTCCACTGCGAGCGCTGCTACAGCAAAGCCTTGGACTGATTATCAAAGCTCTTCAGCAGCCTCTTATCCTCAGCTCCTTCCCTTCATGTTCATTTGCATATAAATTGAGAACCGACAAAGTTTGGACTGCGTTTGGTTTGAACTCAAGAATGATGTGGTTTAAGGTGATCAAAAAGACAGTTATAGTGAACAATATGGCTACTTAATGTTGATTCTTACATTAGGTTAAATTTCTATGTTATACAagcttgtgttgttgtttttttcctggtGGTGAAAGCTGTATCTGCCTCAGTAAACTATGAAGGATATGTCTGTACAACATGATGTGCTACATATAACTGTGAACAGACTAATACTGGGAAGTGGGGTGTTATATTTTAGGAACAGCAGTTATgcaagaaaatgactttattacAAAATGTTTACTTCTTTTGCTCTTCATTCTACAAAATAGTGTGTTCACATGTATGAtgctttgttaaaaaaataaaatgatttatagAATCCTGGTATAAATATGTTATGCAAAGTGCTGTGCCAGCAGACACAACACTGTCAGAGTCTCAAGCAGTTACACGTTTTAGAAAagcatgattaaaaaaatgattgcacataaacatgtttttagcaTCATGTAACTGAAAAGTCAGGGCAATGTTATAAAGTATCTGCCACAGAAATGCATTAGATGAGCTCCTGAGAACTACTTTGCAAATGCAGTGGTGAGTTCCCACAGAGGATTTGTGCTGAACTTTCCATTTGCCTTTCTCCACTTCTTGGTGAAGTAATATTTTCCTTGCATAGTCACCTAAAAAGCTGTGTACATAAATGTGACTTTGGCTAATAATGACCATTGGCTACCTGCTGAGTAACTGTAAAGAAGCTAATGCACTTCATTGGTTACTTTCATGATAGTCTTCACACACAGTTAGGCAGAGCTCCCTTGGCTCTGCCCCAGTCCAATGAAAATTTGCCTCCCATGAGAATGTGCCTCCGTGGAACAACTGCTCCGCATGCAGTTAATGTTAACAATGCAAGGGCAAGGGCAATGATGGCACCTTGGTTATAGTAAAAAAACGACTTGAAAATATTAGCATATAGCACTCTAAAACATTATTTTCCCATTACTGAACTTAAATAGGTTATAAAGGAAAATAGGGATAAAGGACAAACATATGTCAGCTAAATTCAAAATCTGTTATGGTATAACTAAACTGCTCATAAGGGTAAAGGAGGTTTGGCTCCGGTGCAAAAATATTAGTAATTTCTGCTTCATTCCCTCATTTAAACAGAGGGGATGCATAATGTGGGACACCTCTGTAATCCTGGATGCGCTCCATCCTCTGTTTGTTTCAAGGCCTGTGTCAGTGTTTTCCTCTGGCTCTGCTCACAGCAATGTTTTGGATGTGCTTCCACAGCAGTGAAGGGTCTGACTCGTTATGTCTTATCAGGGACTCCAGCCCTTCTGCTTGGTCCAGGCTCTGCCAGTAATCCTGGGGCCATATTTGCAACCATCTGCGGACAGATATACAAACAGATTAGGCTCATCACAGAGGAAATTTTAATTAGACCATTAATATAGACTGACGTCTTTCCCCTCGGGACATTGTTATTCGCATTAAAGTACAGAAAGTAGAAGGATTTCACACCTGGCACAGTGAATAATTTGAGACAAACTCACCCATCGTCTGCAGGTAAGTCTTGGACTTGTCCATACCCCGGGCTGGGCAGGGGGCACCCCATGTGAGAGTTGTTGGCCATTTTAGGCTGAGGAGGTTGGTTCTTCTTAGGGGCTTTCCTATATGCTCGTTCTGCTGCTAGTCGTGCATTCTCCTGGTCACACACGTAACATTCATATCCATTCAGGTAGTTGGGTTTACTCATGTCATTAACTCCCCACTCGCGGGCCTCCAGAGCCTCCAACAAACGAGTGTTAGTAATGTGACTGGGGTTCTTGAAATCTAAATATTTTGCATATTCATCATCATTCTCATCAAGACGTTTGAGGAATTCACCGAGAGCTTTCGGTGAGGGGAAGTTATTTATTATGATTGTGGAGTGGTCGTTGGGCATCCAGTCTGCCACCACAGAGGAGCCTCGATAGACAGGCACGCAGCCCTGATGGAGAGGCCGCCACAGCTTCTCTGTCATGTAATCTGGACACAGGCCGTTCTCCAGTGCCAGGTGAAACTTGTAGCGTGCAACAAAATTCATAAAGCCAGCCTCTTCGCCGGTAGCTGTGGCCGTGTCCTCCAGGTGTTCAGGTAGAGGTTTGTTGTTCAAGCATTTTCCATAGGAGTCCACCtacagagagaaaaataatgagtgagaaaggagagagatggTAGCATACTCAGGAAACATTGGGTAGattattaaaggtcctatgatatgcagctttttggatgcttttatataagCCATAGTGgttcccctaatactgtatctgaagtctctttcccgaaattcagccttggtgcagaattacagccactagaaccagtcccacaatgagatttccttaggatgtgccatttctgtgtctgtagctttaaatgctattgaggaggagagagggggggcaaggtggagggtgggggtgtggccttgaccaggttgccatgggcaaagcagagaaaggggaggtaacctttccccttatgacatcatatagGGAAGaatccagattggcccatctgagtttactttttctcaaaggcagagcaggatacccagggctcagtttacacctatcgccatttctagccactgggggaccataggcaggctgggggaactcatattaatgtcaaaaaaacattttttgtcattgtcatgccatgggacctttaatgtgaCACTGGCACACTTTTAATGGTCTACATTTTTCATAAATTCCTGATAAGACATTCCTAATTGaattttaacatttcattcCCTGATGGGAATTCAAAAACATCACACTCAGGGCTATATTTACAAAGCATTCACAGAGGTCTTACTGCAGTTGAATGCTTGAGGATTAATGATTTTGACCTACCGACCTGCGTGC
Proteins encoded:
- the fut11 gene encoding alpha-(1,3)-fucosyltransferase 11 — translated: MMAGRGRLVPCVCLGLFGVLCWVWVSFASFPDDQLHMEALDAVDRGAFQPQSALSEMEFASISSYRGPGNSDRRSNKELPILLWWSGGLFPHFPGDTERIDCATSSCLVTSNRKVQLYKRTASIIFYGTDFRAYEAPLPRLRHQTWALFHEESPMNNYILSHGPGIRLFNYTATFRRESDYPLTLQWLPSLDYLLEPVVVSLEEKNRLRREGLAPVLYMQSHCDVPSDRNRYVQELMKYIQVDSYGKCLNNKPLPEHLEDTATATGEEAGFMNFVARYKFHLALENGLCPDYMTEKLWRPLHQGCVPVYRGSSVVADWMPNDHSTIIINNFPSPKALGEFLKRLDENDDEYAKYLDFKNPSHITNTRLLEALEAREWGVNDMSKPNYLNGYECYVCDQENARLAAERAYRKAPKKNQPPQPKMANNSHMGCPLPSPGYGQVQDLPADDGWLQIWPQDYWQSLDQAEGLESLIRHNESDPSLLWKHIQNIAVSRARGKH